A genomic region of Bacteroidales bacterium contains the following coding sequences:
- a CDS encoding YfhO family protein, which translates to MDLLKKCLPHIVAVVVFLLASLIYFSPVLDGKRLSQYDAKQHKGISKEIEDFRQETGEEALWTNAAFGGMPAYQISVKYPNNLANYLLNILTLKLPSPVSVLFMAFLGFYIMLLCFKVDPWLSIAGAFAYGLSSYFLIIIGAGHNTKMWALAFMPVIIGGIYLGYYRKKIWLGTIVACLGLALQIRVNHFQITYYTAIIVLIFLIFELIQIVKEKQYNAFIKASAAMLLALSLSIGVNITNMLLTMEYTPYSTRGPSELTDAEGDKTSGLDKSYILNNYSYGIAETMNLFIPNFVGGTFGPVGENSPFYKALMENNVPKSQANQISKQVPLYWGGQDGGTAGPVYIGAVMVFLFVLGLFVVKGRIKWWLVTATIVSIVLAWGKHFMFVSNLFIDFFPLYNKFRTVSMILIIAELTVPLLGILALKEIFGNQLSVDQKKNALKKSLYITGGVALFFVVFPGLLFSFNASGDAGLKDMGYPDWLIAALPDTREYVLRMDSLRSLFFVLASAVVLWFTLNGKIKTKIACFLFAALIIADLWSVDKRYLNNDRFVAAKDVAVPVKASPADLSILQDKSLDYRVLNLTVDVFSDATTSYFHKSIGGYHGAKMKRYQDLIEHQLSREIGSVVSGFRSVETESDFDDVFGKCPSLNMLNTKYIIYHREQPALVNPKAMGNAWTVNNIRWVENADEEIAALSGFDPWQEAIIDKRFEHSFENTAAIAPDTTATIQMTGYQPNHLIYEYQSQLPQLAVFSEIYYGKGWNAYIDGQLTPHVRANYVLRAMKVPEGNHRIEFKFEPASYAIGEKIALASSIAMALLILGSITGYFVRKRKND; encoded by the coding sequence ATGGATTTATTAAAAAAATGCTTGCCACATATTGTAGCGGTGGTAGTTTTCCTATTGGCTTCGTTGATTTATTTCAGTCCTGTTCTTGACGGAAAAAGGCTTTCCCAATATGACGCTAAGCAACATAAAGGAATATCAAAAGAAATTGAGGATTTCAGGCAGGAAACCGGTGAGGAGGCTCTATGGACCAATGCTGCCTTCGGTGGTATGCCGGCGTACCAGATATCTGTCAAGTACCCGAACAATCTGGCGAATTATCTTCTCAATATTTTGACTTTAAAACTTCCGTCTCCTGTTTCCGTACTTTTTATGGCATTTTTGGGCTTTTATATCATGCTATTGTGTTTCAAGGTAGACCCATGGTTAAGCATAGCGGGAGCATTCGCTTATGGTCTTTCTTCTTATTTCCTGATTATTATTGGTGCAGGGCATAACACCAAGATGTGGGCTTTGGCATTTATGCCTGTGATCATTGGAGGTATCTATCTGGGTTATTACCGGAAAAAGATATGGTTGGGTACTATCGTCGCTTGCCTGGGGCTTGCATTGCAGATACGTGTGAATCATTTTCAGATCACCTATTACACAGCCATCATCGTACTGATATTCCTGATTTTCGAATTGATACAGATTGTTAAAGAAAAACAATACAATGCTTTTATCAAAGCTTCTGCGGCCATGCTTCTGGCGTTGTCATTATCTATAGGAGTCAACATTACAAATATGCTGCTCACTATGGAATATACACCATACTCCACACGTGGACCATCCGAATTGACCGATGCCGAAGGCGACAAAACTTCCGGGCTGGATAAAAGTTATATCCTGAACAATTACAGTTATGGTATTGCCGAGACCATGAACCTTTTTATTCCCAATTTTGTGGGGGGGACATTTGGACCTGTAGGAGAGAATTCACCATTCTATAAAGCATTGATGGAGAATAATGTTCCTAAATCCCAGGCCAATCAGATATCCAAACAGGTGCCGCTATACTGGGGAGGACAGGATGGAGGTACCGCCGGGCCTGTGTATATTGGCGCTGTGATGGTATTCCTTTTTGTTCTCGGTTTATTTGTGGTAAAAGGACGGATCAAGTGGTGGCTGGTAACCGCAACTATCGTTTCCATTGTCTTGGCCTGGGGCAAACATTTCATGTTCGTATCCAATTTATTCATTGATTTCTTTCCTTTATATAATAAATTCAGGACCGTATCAATGATCCTTATTATTGCCGAACTGACCGTCCCGTTACTGGGAATACTTGCGTTAAAAGAAATATTCGGCAATCAATTATCTGTCGATCAAAAGAAAAATGCATTGAAAAAGAGCCTGTACATTACCGGTGGCGTTGCTTTATTTTTTGTCGTTTTTCCGGGATTATTATTCAGTTTTAATGCTTCGGGCGATGCTGGTTTGAAAGACATGGGATACCCGGACTGGTTAATTGCCGCCTTACCCGATACCCGTGAATATGTGTTGAGGATGGATTCACTCCGCAGCTTGTTTTTTGTACTTGCCTCGGCCGTAGTACTCTGGTTTACTTTGAACGGAAAGATCAAGACAAAAATAGCTTGTTTTCTTTTTGCTGCCCTGATTATTGCAGACCTATGGTCCGTTGATAAACGTTACCTGAACAATGACCGCTTTGTTGCGGCCAAAGACGTAGCGGTACCGGTGAAAGCATCTCCTGCCGATTTGTCTATCCTTCAGGATAAGAGCCTTGATTACAGGGTGCTGAATCTTACGGTAGATGTGTTCAGTGATGCTACCACCTCTTATTTCCATAAGTCAATAGGCGGATACCATGGTGCCAAGATGAAGCGCTATCAGGATTTGATAGAACATCAACTTAGTAGGGAGATCGGTTCTGTTGTCTCCGGATTCCGGTCAGTCGAAACCGAAAGTGATTTTGATGATGTGTTTGGAAAATGCCCATCCCTCAATATGCTGAATACTAAGTATATTATTTATCACCGCGAACAACCGGCATTAGTCAACCCCAAGGCAATGGGCAATGCATGGACTGTAAATAATATCAGGTGGGTAGAGAATGCCGATGAAGAGATCGCTGCATTATCCGGATTTGACCCATGGCAGGAAGCAATTATTGATAAGCGTTTTGAACATTCCTTCGAAAATACGGCAGCCATAGCTCCCGATACAACAGCGACGATTCAAATGACAGGTTATCAGCCGAATCATTTGATATATGAATACCAATCGCAATTACCCCAGCTGGCTGTTTTTTCTGAAATATATTACGGGAAAGGATGGAATGCATATATTGATGGGCAATTAACGCCCCATGTACGTGCTAATTATGTGTTACGTGCCATGAAGGTTCCGGAAGGAAACCACCGGATCGAATTTAAGTTTGAACCGGCAAGTTACGCGATCGGTGAAAAAATCGCTCTGGCAAGTTCTATTGCTATGGCTTTACTTATTTTAGGTAGTATTACCGGTTATTTTGTAAGAAAACGAAAAAATGATTAA
- a CDS encoding DUF4834 family protein, which produces MGVLLKTVLIILLIYFLIKAVARMLFPFLFNGYIKKNTHQRMQQEEMSRNKAKKKEGEVSINYKPKSEKNFGKDEGDYIDFEEIK; this is translated from the coding sequence ATGGGGGTTTTACTCAAAACAGTATTAATTATCCTGCTTATTTACTTCCTGATAAAGGCAGTAGCCCGTATGCTTTTTCCCTTTTTATTCAACGGATATATAAAGAAAAATACGCACCAGCGGATGCAACAGGAAGAGATGTCCCGCAATAAAGCTAAAAAAAAGGAAGGGGAGGTATCCATCAACTATAAGCCTAAGTCTGAAAAGAATTTTGGAAAAGACGAAGGAGATTATATTGACTTTGAAGAAATAAAATGA
- a CDS encoding DUF4293 domain-containing protein — MIQRIQSIFLFASLCFLLPLFFVPVVTLLSTNGDIFVFNLTGFYETGIDGTQYLSRQNSLLVFGILICALNLITIFMYKRRLLQIRLCIYNILLLIGLIGVAIFVLRGVQQIGSFTYHLPVVFPVVSIILHYLAYRGIRKDELMVQALSRLR, encoded by the coding sequence ATGATACAAAGAATTCAAAGTATTTTTCTGTTTGCTTCATTATGTTTCCTGCTTCCCCTGTTTTTTGTGCCGGTTGTTACGCTATTGAGTACCAATGGTGATATTTTCGTATTTAATCTTACAGGATTTTATGAGACAGGAATTGACGGGACACAATATCTCAGCAGGCAAAATTCCCTTCTGGTCTTCGGGATACTTATCTGTGCCTTGAACCTGATTACAATTTTTATGTATAAACGACGGCTGCTGCAGATACGTTTATGCATATATAATATACTATTATTGATCGGGTTAATCGGCGTAGCAATATTTGTTTTGAGGGGAGTGCAACAAATCGGATCGTTTACCTACCATTTACCTGTTGTTTTCCCGGTTGTATCCATTATCTTACATTATCTTGCCTACCGAGGAATCAGGAAAGACGAACTCATGGTACAGGCATTAAGCCGCCTTAGGTAA